Within the Acinonyx jubatus isolate Ajub_Pintada_27869175 chromosome E4, VMU_Ajub_asm_v1.0, whole genome shotgun sequence genome, the region CGCCTTCTcaatttctcattctctttttcctttatatataatatatgtatttatatacatacactataTATGCGTTTTTGTATGTATTGTGCACATATGTACGCAAAAAGTTGTGGAAGTTGTCCTAATATCTCCTATTTTCTTTGCATGTGAAGACTTTCAGTTTCCCAGACTCATTATTATGAGATTTTTTCAGTGTGTTTCAACGTCCCTCTATGGATTTAGGACATTGCACCTGCCAATTTCTATTCCAGAGACGGATTCGATTGttacatttctgtggttttatCTCTCAGGAAGGTGTTTTCCAAATGACTTCCAGAAATATATTTGAGGATAGCTATGCTTTTGTTcatattgttgtttttttcaccCAGAATAACTCTGACCTTTATATTCATGCCCAGATGCTATTtgaacagttatttattttgtcttctctgtATCTGTGGTTGTAAACATCTCACTTCCTCAACATTTAAAGAACCAGTTATCCTCACCAGTAAAAGGAGGAGGAAGCCTAGGGAAGTTTTTGCCGGCCTAACCAGCTTGTTTTAAACTCAACATGAGGGATGAGAGGCAATGTGATTGGGTGGGAATAGTGTTGGCTTTAGAATCAGATATATCAGAGTTCAAGTTCTAGGTGACCATGTAACTTATTATCCAAATCAGGACACTTCGGAGAGTGAAAGAGGTCAGTATGAATAATTTATAggtaacacatatttatttaggtATTATAGGTAACACAATTTATCTGTAATACATATATCCTGGAACCATTAACTAACCAGGTATTCTTGAGCTAGTTATTAAAATCTCTGTGTTTCAGCTGCCTTATCTCTCAAAAGGGGCTACTAATACCCTCCTGGTAACAGTTTCATAAACATTAGAGATAACATATGACTGAGTGTCCAGCACAGAGATAcagagatgctcaataaatgtcaactaGTCATCATTTTAGCTGCAGCCTCAGTTGAGCTGTGGCCGCTCTCCGCACCACAACTCCCCAACCCCACTACTGCCCGAATATCACCCTCTTTATGCAAAGCCATTACCTTTGCCTCATTTTCAAAAGTGTATTTATCTTCTCAGTCTGGTGAAGAATGAAGTGGCATGATCAAGGTCACATCAGAGATCAGGCAAAGATCACCTGGACCCATTGCTAACCATCATCCCCAACCTTTTCCAATTGATAAAATTCTCCCTGACCAAATGGCTTTGTCCTCCTCATTAGACCCCTTCCTTTCTGTAAAGTGGTTTGGCCATGTTTACCCTAGTATtgtataattttagatttaccaAGCTGTGCAGGGAGATGTGGGGAAGGGTATTCTAGAGATGCCACCTGCAACTGTGATTATAACTGTCAACACTACATGGAGTGCTGCCCTGATTTCAAGAAAGTCTGCACTGTGGGTAAGTCCTGACAGCTAGTGTCTCCCCTGCCAAGCAGCACTGTTCTGTGAGTCCCCTTGCAGCCCCTTCCAGTGCTGTTTCCACACTACTGCGCTTCTTTTTGCTTAAATGCCTTTCCCTTCCTTGCATAAATGTTGCAGCGTGCTGTACCTAAGGATGGTGTCAAAGCTCATGACtcttgggggagggaagaggaggggagcctgggactCTGACAGGTGCACAAGGTTATTGACTAGTCCAAGTAAAATATCTTGTTGTAAATAGAGAATGCTGTGACTCAGGAGTCATCAAGTAAATAGTAATGAGTACTATTCACTTACCAATCAGAGATATAACTGCTTAGTGATGGGGTTCTTCCATAGCTTCATCAAAAGAATCCATGGATATAAAATAATCTTATCTACTGTTTGACTGTTTGATATAAACATGTTTCTAAATTGTCTGAAAAAAGTCACTTTAAGTACGAAGCATTAGTGTCTTATGAGGAATGTCAGTTAAAACccaaaggttttaaattttaaatgatgggTGGTATTTCACCTGAATGCATTTTTAGATCATTTTGTTAACACGGGCATTTCATATCCAATTTatgaaaattatcattaaaagtGGTTCAAAGTTATGTTTACTTTAGAATTTGTATGTGAAGTTGATAAATATACTGCTGTACAATTATGTGTTGTTGAAGGTGATAATTTCAAAGAGGCTTTGGTAAAGTTATTGTGTCTCTAACCAAGGCTTATTTTGAAATGAGCAAGTATAATCCATGCCACGGGATTAGGCTGAAATCTTTCAACGCCACATGTTGCCCAGTTCATCATAATAAAAGTCTCTGCATTATAAATGATTTCTGAGCCTAAACAGTGACCCATCTATATTATGCCAGCTCTTTGGAATATTGTAGGATCTGAACATTCACTTAAAAAGCATCTATTACAAAGCAGTGGTGTGACATGGAGAGGATGGGGGGATTTCATATGAAGGGTTCCCACTTTTCCATTGTCCGTATGTGAAATGATTCAGCACTGGGGTGTCTCTTAGAGTCTTGAAAGGCAAGAGAAGCTTCCCTGAGGCACCATATTTCCTTCCTGACTTCTCCACTTAGAAAActgtgtattttccaaatttcaaataaaagacTCAGAAATGCACTTTTGGAACTCTAGGCAGCTATAAGGTGGGAAATGGCTATCAGTACATGGGTGTGGCTGCATAATCAGTaatctatgttttgttttgctctggaTAGAGCTTTCCTGTAAAGGCCGCTGCTTCGAGTCCTTTGCAAGAGGGAGGGAGTGCGACTGTGACTCGGAATGTAAGAAGTATGGCAAGTGCTGTTCCGATTATGAGAATTTTTGTGGAAAAGGTAAGCATCGTGGTATCAGTCAGCGCCTCTCAGTACAGCCCGATCTATGCACCTACCTTAGCTTTGCTGATAATGTCCAATATGCACTCCACCCAAGGACTTGATTTTACTAGCACAAGCCATTTCATATTAATTTTGCTTCACCAAGATGAATTGATGAAGGAAAGCCTCTTCCAACAGCACTGCCTGGTTCTGCCAGTCTCCAGGAGCTCCAGAGATCGCTGGTTGAGGAATAGAGAGAACAGGGGCTGAGTGCACATACTTTTTCCTCAGGTGTGGTTCAATTTCAGGTGCAATTAACAGTAACCAGCTCATTCCAGGATTTCTTGTTTCACCCTAACAGTGCTGACCCCACAAAGTCAGCAGTCCTTTGAGTTAGCTGTGCTTTTGGCTTCAGAGTTTTTGAGTGTATATTGAAGGACAGAATGACACAGCTTCTCTAAACTAGTAAATTTAGGAGTTTGATTAAAGACACTAAAGTTATAGGCAAACCTACCGAGAAGTTGTCAACTGTCTGTTGTATGTCCCTTCTCATCTCTGGAGCCCATGGTCATCTCTATCTAAATCCCTGTGTGTGACAGAGTCAATAAAAAGGGATATTGCTCCATTTTAAAATCCTCCTCTCTGGTTATAGGTCCTGGAGAACTAATCTGAGAGTATAATAAAACTTCAGATTTtccaaaacagtttaaaaaagacttaaataatgAATTCCTTTCTTTACCAAATGTTTATTCTTAAATTATACTTTGTTGAAACAATGATATTTGTGAaggtaaaagtgaaaataagcatTGCTTGCATAATCTTATTCTATTTAAACAAGACTGTACGTCCTGCTTCTTTTGAACAGTGGAGAAATAAGGTAAAAAACTGTTTATCAGCATAGTTGAGGGATATTTCTTAACTGGTCAATGTTTTCATTGGAAAGCAGTCCAAAAATGATGGAGACAACACCCTCATAATCAAAAACTGAGTGTGGAGTTCCTGCAGCTTTCAGAAGGACCCATGATGAAggatacatatttattcattgcCCTGATAATGGTTTTGGCtgtgaaacaaaaaagaatttattttggaTGGAAGATGAGTGGGAAGGAAGGTTGGGTAGAGAGTGATGAAGCATTGAAAGAACGTGCTAAAGACCATACTACCGGGTGCTGGGTCAGATTACTTGAGGTTTAAGTAggactcaacaacaacaaatttgaTGAAGGTCATGCTTCATTTACAGAATTCACAAAGATAGTCAGGGTCTCAAGTGAAAATAATGGAACCACCCAGAGcttcaatacttcattttttacaAATAACAACTGAACCATCATACGACACACCTCTTAGTTGTTTCGGGATTGCTATAGACACGGCTGGTAGGCATCTATACATTTCAAAATCATAGCGTTTCAAGCGCTGAAAAAATGTGGGTGAAAAAACAGTCCAAGAGGTTGTTTGGCTCAAGATTATGAGCTAGTAGATGGCAGAACTGAGCTGTTtgggggaagacagaggaaggtgTGGGGTGGTCAGCTCACGGATACTGCACGGGCAGGAGTTTCTGGGATGTTTAGTCAGAGCAGCAGGATTTATCACAACTCCCTCTACCCAGAACATCTCGTCCTCTGCTTTCTTATCCTCTAGaagtccctttccttttcttctcgtTCCTAATGATCAAAACACATCCCTTGTCTTCTCTTCTAGACACAGAAAGGGTAGGAGGACGGGTGAGAAAAGGTTTCAAAGATACACACCAAACCATTAACAGTTGTTTAACTTGGGGAAGGGCAACACATTTCGAGAAAAGCATAATGTGAAGGTGTGAACTGTTTACAAGACTAAATATTCATGTACAGCTTTTGtaattagaaagaagaaaggtggattggcatcattttatttaaatgaatatgaaaacaggACAGATGTACttattatatttctctttgtgAGAGCACAAATACCTGTCATTCACATGCAGTAATTATTTTTACCATCATAGAAGATTGGCATAAGGTATGGAGTTgagttgagggtttttttttgttgttgttttgttttgttttaggagagagagagcgagaaagattgggagaatcttaagcaggctctatgcttaatgtggagcctgatgcaggtttcgatcctatgaccctgggatcatgccctgagctgaaatcaagagtcggactctcaactgactgagtcacccaggtgcccctagagtcaGGTATTTTTTAGGCAGAGAAACACCTTCAGAAATCATCTAGAATAAAATCAATACGCAgatctgaaaacaaaattcaagaagGGTTAgttcatttgcccaaggtcacaagggTAGAGATTTGCAGGGCTAGGGCTGGAATTCAGGTTTATATTTTATAGCAATGCTCCTCAGAATTAATCACTTTGTGGTAATTAGTGTTAGGCTAAGGGCCTGCCTACACTGGTTTTCACCAGCCTCTATTCTTGAAGCCAGATGTGTCCATGCCTTTCACAGTTAAGAGTTGCTGATGAACGTCAACAAGATGTTAACTGACTTGTCTCGCTTGGCCTCAGTGCATAATCCCCCATCACCATCTTCAAAGACTGTACCTCCAGCTCCAGGAGCATCTCAAACCATCAAATCAACAACCAAACGTTCACCCAAATCACCAAACAAGAAGAAGACTAAGAAAGTTATAGAATCAGAGGAAATAACAGAAGGTAGGAAGATGACAGATGTAATAAAAGGTTTTGAGATGGACTAAGCTGTAGGTGAACTACTTTTAAAAGACTCTTCATAGAAAAAGGGAATCATATGAGTCATGAAAGGCTTATTACACTTCTTAAAAAGTGTGTTTTAAGTCAAAGTTTAAGCCAAATTATAAACCCTCAGATATTTTTCTTACAACTGAACCCAGCATGGGTGTAGGTTACAATAATCAGAAGACAAAtctcattgggaaaaaaaaagcccagattTTCTGCAGAATAATTTGATTCTGTGAGACATGGGGAATTTGAGAGAAAGTAATATATATTGCTAGTATCTGTGATAAGCTTAGCTACCTGGCTTTTAACTGACAAATTTAAAGAGCAGTTGATCATATTActgataaattaaaaaagcagAACACGGACATTTGCAGAGCAGTCAACAACATTTCTCATTGTATTTGGACTGGCGTTTTTTGCTTTCAATTGCAGTTGGTGTGATCAacctttttatttgatttatagaacattctgtttctgaaaatcaagagtcttcttcctcctcttcctcttcctcttcaactATTCGGAAAGTCAAGTCTTCCAAAAATTCAGCTGCtaataaagaattaaagaagaaaccCAAAGGTTTGAGCATTGATAAAGATCAAAGACTATATCAAtgccatattaaaaataattctctaaaAGCAATGCGTGTTGGTAGAATGGTTTGAGGACATTTCAATACTTGGGGCATGTAtagatttgtaaaaataatttgtaaaaattattttagaagataCTAATGAGAACTTCCTATAGGAAACTAGTGCAGAGCAGCTAAGAAAGCACTCTTAAAACCAAGGATAAGAAGATGCTATAGCAGCAGCTCTGGAAACACAGGATGGCACCGGAGATGattatttatggtttttgattttcattcctGTCTacctatcatttttctttcttctccttcctctgtgttccttgtggtttttgctttcccttttatttttccttattttattttgcacacaTTTATATGCTGCTTTAAGTGTTTTAAAACGTTAATCCATTAAAGTCTCATACACATGTCTGGGAAAGGCAATATTATTAACCACGTTTTACagatcctttttattatttttctaataaattatgTCATatctggctgattttttttttttgtagtagaGACTGTCCCACAGAGTAGGCTATTACCTCctaaaaaaagattccttttgttctgtttttttttaatttcctgaaattCTAAAATACATTCTCTTTCTCCAGGAAATACTGAATTTTGGATACTGGAGTTTCAAAGAACTCTATTTCCTGGGTGGTTGTTATTTCCCCTGAAGCCTTTACTCTGGCAGAATAGCCAAATAGTCTTTGAATCATCCAGAGTCTTGCATACAATGCAAGTGCAATACATGTTAAATGGAACTCCTCTCAGGGATGAGCTCTTGATGTGCTCTTTGGGTAGCTGCTAGGAGAAATCCTGTTCAACAAGGTCTTTGGCTGCCATGGCATCCTAATCCCCTCTCTGTATCCCTGGGCTGCTGAGTTTAGGTgggcagaggaaagggaagagctAACAGCTGTGTGTATGGAAACAGATTAGTAGGGACCGCGGGAGTGACTGGAACAGACTCCTGGGGTGTAGTTGTAGAGGCTTCCGAGGCCAATTGGTACAGTTAATCTTGAAGATGTTGGAACTAGGTTTCCAGAAGGAAGAGTGCAGCGCTCAACAGTGTGAAGTAAAAGGAGTGGAGGAAGTGAGAGGCAAAGAACATTAATATAAAGAGATGAATTCGTGTAGTTGATCATGTTGGTAATTTCAAAGTTGCCACttgtttctatacattaatagTATAGACTTTTACTTGTGCTTTTTCATCCCTTCTCATCAATTCCCTAAAATAGCCCAATCAGATAAGTTAATCATTTCCCATTTTACAACAAATTAATGAATTACAGGTTAGCAATTTGCCTACAGATAAAGCAGTTTGATCAGCTATCAACACAGCTAGCTGGTAAGGACGAGCTCTTTAGGTCATTATGGAAAActattcaaaagtaaaaaatgtgcatattttttttctagtaaaagataacaagaaggaaaaaactcCTAAAAAGAAACCTAACCCTGAACCACCAGTTGTAGATGAAGATGGAAGTGGCCTGGACAATGGTGACGTCAAGCTCACCCCGACTCCTGACATTCCTACCGCCCAACGCAATAAAGTTACCACACCTCCCGAGATTACAACAGTCAAACCGACAAATCCAAAACCCAGTCTTCCACCTAATTCTGATACACCCAAAGAGACATCTTCAACAACGAGTGAGGAGACAGCAGTTGAAACTAAAGAGACTCCTATAACGAATAAACAGACttcaaatagagaaaaagagactACTTCACCTAAAGAGAAACAAAGTGCAGAGAAAACACCTGCTAAAGATTTTATACCCACATCCAAAGCTCCTAGTACATCTACACCAAAAGCTGAAACTACAACCAAATCTCCtgctcccaccaccaccaagaaacCTGTTCCCACTACCCCCAAGAAGCCTGCACCCACCACCAAAGAGcctgcacccaccacccccaagaAGCCTGCACCCACCACCAAAGAGcctgcacccaccacccccaagaAGCCTGCACCCACCACCAAAGAGcctgcacccaccacccccaagaAGCCTGCACCCACGACCAAAGAGCCTGGACCCACCACCCCCAAGAAGCCTGCACCCACCACCAAAGAGcctgcacccaccacccccaagaAGCCTGCACCCACCACCAAAGAGcctgcacccaccacccccaagaAGCCTGCACCCACGACGAAAGAGCCTGCACCCACTACCCCCAAGAAGCCTGCACCCACCACCAAAGAGcctgcacccaccacccccaagaAGCCTGCACCCACGACTAAAGAGCCTGCACCCACTACCCCCAAGAAGCCTGCACCCACCACCAAAGAGCCTACACCTACCAAGGAGTCTGCACCAATGGCCCCTACGGAGcctgcacccaccacccccaagaAGTCTGCTCCCACCACTCCTAAGGAGCCTGCATCCACTACCACCAAAGAACCTCCACCCACAGCCCCCACGGAGCCTGCACTCACCACTCCAAAGGAGCCTACACCCACTGCCCCCAAGGAGGctgcacccaccacccccaacaAGCCTGCTCCTACTACCACCAAGGAACCTGCACCCACAGCCCCCAAGGAGCCTGCACCTACCACCCCCAAGGAACCTGCACCCACAGCCCCCAAGGAGGctgcacccaccacccccaacaAGCCTGCTCCTACTACCACCAAGGAACCTGCACCCACAGCCCCCAAGGAGCCTGCACCTACCACCCCCAAGGAACCTGCACCCACAGCCCCCAAGGAGGctgcacccaccacccccaacaAGCCTGCTCCTACTACCACCAAGGAACCTGCACCCACAGCCCCCAAGGAGCCTGCACCTACCACCCCCAAGGAACCTGCACCCATGGCACCCACGGAGCCTGCACCCACCACTCCCAAGGAACCTGTACCCACAGCCCCCAAGGAACCTGCTCCCAGCATTCCCAAGGAGCCTGCACCCAGAGCCCCCAAGGAACCTGCTCCCAGCATTCCCAAGGAGCTTGCACCCATGGCTCCCGCGGAGCCTGCACCCACCACTCCCAAGGAGCCTGCACCCACAGCCCCCAAGGAACCTGCTCCCAGCATTCCCAAAGAACCTGCACCCACAGCCCCCAAGGAACCTGCTCCGAGCATTCCCAAGGAGCCTGCACCCATGGCCCCCAACAAGCCTGCTCCTATTACCACCAAGGAACCTGCACCCATGGCCCCCACAGAGCCTACACCTACCACCCCCAAGGAGCCTGCACCCACCGCCCCCAAGGAGCCTGAACCCACCACTCCCAAGGAGcctgcacccaccacccccaaggagcctgcacccaccacccccaaggAGCCTGCACCCACCGCTCCCAAGGAGcctgcacccaccacccccaaggagcctgcacccaccacccccaaggAGCCTGCACCCACCACTCCCAAGGAGCCTGCACCCACCACTCCCAAGGAGcctgcacccaccacccccaaggAGCCTGCACCCACCACTCCCAAGGAGcctgcacccaccacccccaaggAGCCTGCACCCACCACTCCCAAGGAGCCTGCACCCACAGCCCCCAAAGAACCTGCTCCCAGCATTCCCAAGGAGCCTGCACCCACAGCCCCCAAAGAACCTGCTCCCAGCATTCCCAAGGAGCCTGCACCCACAGCCCCCAAAGAACCTGCTCCCAGCATTCCGAAGGAGCCTGCACCCACAGTCCCCAAGGAGACtgctcccaccaccaccaaggagCCCATCCCCAAACTTCTCAAGGAGCCCACTCCAGCTTCTCTTGAGACACCTGCTCCAACCAACTCAGAGGGCTCTACTACAACCACCATGGAGCCTCCCACTACTCCCAAAAACCCTGCTGAATCAACTCCTGAGTTTCCCAAAGAACCCACACCAAAGGCTCTTGAAAACAGTCCCAAAGAACCTGTTATACCTGTAACTAAGGCTCCTGGAGTGACCACACCTGAAATCACTACAACAGCTAaagacaaaacaacagaaaaagacatACACATGACACCTGGAATTATGGCCGCTGTACCTACATCAACTCCGACAGAAGAAAAGACCACTGATTCCAAAACAAGAACAACCACACAAGTAACATCAGCCACATCATCCAAAAATACTCCTCAAGCCACAACTCTTGCACCCAAAGTAATGACTACAACAAAAAAGGCAACTACATCTGAAGAGACTATGAATAAACCCGAAGAAACCACAGCTGCGCCAAAAGACAGAGCTAATCCTAAAGTGTCAACTCCTAAATCCCAAAAGCCAACCAAAGCACCAAAAAAGCCCACTTCTACCAAAAAGCCAAACACGATACCTAAAGGGAGAAAACCAAAGACTACACCAACTCCCCCAAGGATGACTACATCGACAGTGCCCAAATTACACCCCACCTCTTCCACAAAAATCATTCTCCAAACTACCACCAGCCCCAACCAAACACCTAACTCAGAAATAGTTGAAGTAAAGCCAAATAAGGATGGAGATGCTGCAGGAGAAAAACCTCACGTGATCCTCAGGCCCCCTGTGTTAACTCCTATATTTATCCCAGGCACGGATATCTTAGTGAGAGGATCCAATCAAGACATTGCCATCAACTCCATGCTTTCAGGTAACAAGCATcagttactttgttttaaaattggtaatgttaaatttatttggaCCAGAATGCCAAGTCAGTATCACTCTATTGAAGTACATTATCTAGAATCCTGAACTTGTTAATTTGTGGAGTTTTACAGCTTCTCCATAGGTAAGCAGAGGAGTAATTGTAGTAAGGTTATTTGGTCTTTGGAAAATCATGTAATAACCTAGTGTGCTAGGAACTTAGTGCATCTGTGTCTATATGTAGACACAGTGTATAGAATGTCAAAAATACTTAAGTGGAAGTCTATCCTTAAAAGAGTATAACGCAAAGCAAAAACCTGCAATATTATTCTTTACCAAACCAAGTCTCAAAGGCAATCTGAACTCAAAAATGGAATTTTGTGTTGGGATCAAATATCCTATAATTATCTAATACATGTAGATAATGGGTAACCTGGCCTATTCCAATTcgtaacttatttttatatattactttttgAATAATGATCACTTTTAAGTAAAACAATTAtgaaatctctctcttctttttcatttttgaaatacacACACCTCCCACTAGTCCCTTCAAAGGCTGAGGAAAAGGTGAACAGAGGAAAACAACACTGTGGGAGGATTTGAAAAGAATGGGAACACTTTTCgcattttcttttatcttggcttaattttttgttttagatgaGACTAATTTATGCAACGGTAAGCCAGTAGATGGGCTGACTGCTTTGCGCAATGGAACATTAGTTGCATTTCGAGGTGAGCTATGCacgtatttctttttctgctcttcaTTTTGTTCTTGGCATTTGGGAGAACCAAAGAAAAGTGGAAGTTTGGGTTAAGCTTTCTGGAGGGAAACTGATTGATGAACGTACCTCACACAGTATTATGAGAACCTGAGAGTAATAACCAAAATGTAAGATTAACAAAATTGGACAtattgggagagacagacaaaaaaagaacttgaagagATACTACTAAGATTTTTCGTTCCATTAGAATGAAAAGGTAGTTCATAGTTTGATTTCGTGTCAAATGAAACATCAGGATTTGTATTACTTGCTctattttacttgaaaataacATCTTGATTGCGATGTTTTCTACAGTGCTACATTGTGTGTGAGTGTAACAGAGCAGCATTTACTTCCTGTTAATTCTCTGCTGTGCCTTCTGCTGGTCCAGTcctcttatattttaattaaatctgACCGGAAACAAATCATAGACTAGCACAGTAGAGGCTAAAGAGATTTTGGCAGTCATTGAATTATAACTCCTTGGTTCTAAAAGgtaaagagatggagagagaagtgACTTTCTGTTAAGTCACAAAGCCAGAAGTTTctagagaaactggaaaattaaAGTATTTCAAAGGCTTGAACTTCAGACTTGAGAAATCTCTACTCTCAGAAATGTTCAAATACTAACTATACTAGTCCTCATGGTATTGACTAAACTTGTcatgtaatgcttatttattcaatCTGTTCTTACGataaactaaatttttttcattttggtttctttattgGGATTCATTCAGCTTGTAGGCTGATAGATCACTTTC harbors:
- the PRG4 gene encoding proteoglycan 4 isoform X9; translated protein: MEWKILPMYLLLLSVFLIQQVSSQDLPSCAGRCGEGYSRDATCNCDYNCQHYMECCPDFKKVCTVELSCKGRCFESFARGRECDCDSECKKYGKCCSDYENFCGKVHNPPSPSSKTVPPAPGASQTIKSTTKRSPKSPNKKKTKKVIESEEITEEHSVSENQESSSSSSSSSSTIRKVKSSKNSAANKELKKKPKVKDNKKEKTPKKKPNPEPPVVDEDGSGLDNGDVKLTPTPDIPTAQRNKVTTPPEITTVKPTNPKPSLPPNSDTPKETSSTTSEETAVETKETPITNKQTSNREKETTSPKEKQSAEKTPAKDFIPTSKAPSTSTPKAETTTKSPAPTTTKKPVPTTPKKPAPTTKEPAPTTPKKPAPTTKEPAPTTPKKPAPTTKEPAPTTPKKPAPTTKEPGPTTPKKPAPTTKEPAPTTPKKPAPTTKEPAPTTPKKPAPTTKEPAPTTPKKPAPTTKEPAPTTPKKPAPTTKEPAPTTPKKPAPTTKEPTPTTPKKSAPTTPKEPASTTTKEPPPTAPTEPALTTPKEPTPTAPKEAAPTTPNKPAPTTTKEPAPTAPKEPAPTTPKEPAPTAPKEAAPTTPNKPAPTTTKEPAPTAPKEPAPTTPNKPAPTTTKEPAPTAPKEPAPTTPKEPAPMAPTEPAPTTPKEPVPTAPKEPAPSIPKEPAPRAPKEPAPSIPKELAPMAPAEPAPTTPKEPAPTAPKEPAPSIPKEPAPTAPKEPAPSIPKEPAPMAPTEPTPTTPKEPAPTAPKEPAPTTPKEPAPTTPKEPAPTTPKEPAPTTPKEPAPTTPKEPAPTTPKEPAPTTPKEPAPTTPKEPAPTAPKEPAPSIPKEPAPTAPKEPAPSIPKEPAPTAPKEPAPSIPKEPAPTVPKETAPTTTKEPIPKLLKEPTPASLETPAPTNSEGSTTTTMEPPTTPKNPAESTPEFPKEPTPKALENSPKEPVIPVTKAPGVTTPEITTTAKDKTTEKDIHMTPGIMAAVPTSTPTEEKTTDSKTRTTTQVTSATSSKNTPQATTLAPKVMTTTKKATTSEETMNKPEETTAAPKDRANPKVSTPKSQKPTKAPKKPTSTKKPNTIPKGRKPKTTPTPPRMTTSTVPKLHPTSSTKIILQTTTSPNQTPNSEIVEVKPNKDGDAAGEKPHVILRPPVLTPIFIPGTDILVRGSNQDIAINSMLSDETNLCNGKPVDGLTALRNGTLVAFRGHYFWMLSPFSPPSPARKITEVWGIPSPIDTVFTRCNCEGKTFFFKDSQYWRFTNDIKDAGYPKQIVKGFGGLNGKIVAALSIAKYKERPESVYFFKRGGGIQQYIYKQEPVRKCTGRRPAINYSVYGETTQVRRRRFERAIGPSQTHTIRIRYSPVRVSYQDKGFLHNEVKMSLYWRGFPNVVTSAIALPNTRKPDGYDYYAFSKDQYYNIDEPSRTARVITTRSGRTLSNVWYNCP
- the PRG4 gene encoding proteoglycan 4 isoform X25, which encodes MEWKILPMYLLLLSVFLIQQVSSQDLPSCAGRCGEGYSRDATCNCDYNCQHYMECCPDFKKVCTVELSCKGRCFESFARGRECDCDSECKKYGKCCSDYENFCGKVHNPPSPSSKTVPPAPGASQTIKSTTKRSPKSPNKKKTKKVIESEEITEEHSVSENQESSSSSSSSSSTIRKVKSSKNSAANKELKKKPKVKDNKKEKTPKKKPNPEPPVVDEDGSGLDNGDVKLTPTPDIPTAQRNKVTTPPEITTVKPTNPKPSLPPNSDTPKETSSTTSEETAVETKETPITNKQTSNREKETTSPKEKQSAEKTPAKDFIPTSKAPSTSTPKAETTTKSPAPTTTKKPVPTTPKKPAPTTKEPAPTTPKKPAPTTKEPAPTTPKKPAPTTKEPAPTTPKKPAPTTKEPGPTTPKKPAPTTKEPAPTTPKKPAPTTKEPAPTTPKKPAPTTKEPAPTTPKKPAPTTKEPAPTTPKKPAPTTKEPAPTTPKKPAPTTKEPTPTTPKKSAPTTPKEPASTTTKEPPPTAPTEPALTTPKEPTPTAPKEAAPTTPNKPAPTTTKEPAPTAPKEPAPTTPKEPAPTAPKEAAPTTPNKPAPTTTKEPAPTAPKEPAPTTPNKPAPTTTKEPAPTAPKEPAPTTPKEPAPMAPTEPAPTTPKEPVPTAPKEPAPSIPKEPAPRAPKEPAPSIPKELAPMAPAEPAPTTPKEPAPTAPKEPAPSIPKEPAPTAPKEPAPSIPKEPAPMAPNKPAPITTKEPAPMAPTEPTPTTPKEPAPTTPKEPAPTAPKEPAPSIPKEPAPTAPKEPAPSIPKEPAPTAPKEPAPSIPKEPAPTVPKETAPTTTKEPIPKLLKEPTPASLETPAPTNSEGSTTTTMEPPTTPKNPAESTPEFPKEPTPKALENSPKEPVIPVTKAPGVTTPEITTTAKDKTTEKDIHMTPGIMAAVPTSTPTEEKTTDSKTRTTTQVTSATSSKNTPQATTLAPKVMTTTKKATTSEETMNKPEETTAAPKDRANPKVSTPKSQKPTKAPKKPTSTKKPNTIPKGRKPKTTPTPPRMTTSTVPKLHPTSSTKIILQTTTSPNQTPNSEIVEVKPNKDGDAAGEKPHVILRPPVLTPIFIPGTDILVRGSNQDIAINSMLSDETNLCNGKPVDGLTALRNGTLVAFRGHYFWMLSPFSPPSPARKITEVWGIPSPIDTVFTRCNCEGKTFFFKDSQYWRFTNDIKDAGYPKQIVKGFGGLNGKIVAALSIAKYKERPESVYFFKRGGGIQQYIYKQEPVRKCTGRRPAINYSVYGETTQVRRRRFERAIGPSQTHTIRIRYSPVRVSYQDKGFLHNEVKMSLYWRGFPNVVTSAIALPNTRKPDGYDYYAFSKDQYYNIDEPSRTARVITTRSGRTLSNVWYNCP